A genomic segment from Palaemon carinicauda isolate YSFRI2023 unplaced genomic scaffold, ASM3689809v2 scaffold383, whole genome shotgun sequence encodes:
- the LOC137636770 gene encoding putative CENPB DNA-binding domain-containing protein 1 translates to MLSLDIKQEIIEKHECGVRVNELARQYGRNMLTISTILKHKGAIKAVKPPKGITIISKPCSPIIEEMERLLIVCIKDREIIDDTITETVICKKAHAIFTDLKEENSGGDAGESSTELSSDDFKASRG, encoded by the coding sequence atgctttctttagacataaagcaggaaattattgaaaaacatgagtgtgGCGTCCGCGTGAATGAACTTGCTagacagtatggccgtaatatgttgacgatctcgacaatcctcaAACATAAGggagctattaaagcagtgaaacctcctaaggggatcaccattatttcaaaaccctgtagccctatcatagaagagatggaacgacttctgatAGTGTgtatcaaggacagagagatcattgacgacaccatcaccgagaccgtcatctgcaagaaggcgcatgccatctttacggacttgaaggaggagaactctgggggtgatgctggggagagttcaaccgaacttTCCTCAGATGATtttaaggcatctcgtggctga